From Achromobacter spanius, a single genomic window includes:
- a CDS encoding TonB-dependent receptor domain-containing protein → MGVMQLDTVVVTASGFEQEIRNAPASISVITREQLEARPFHNLADAVRDVEGVSVERGGKAGGMNISIRGMPSDYTLVLVDGKRMNQNSSGARANGFGDVDTNFIPPMAAIERIEVVRGPMSTLYGSDAMGGVINIITRKVASEWTGQLTLDSTLQGDNRFGNTYGAGFYLSGPLKTDKLGLSLRGGHYRRLSATGSYPATQADYDSGDYTGDIASFSGLGDSTQQNVGMRLSLTPNRNHDILFDVDSNWQTFDNSNGELGTLNANVAPNRQGGGYEPDMKFNRQRYALTHLGRYGGSVSSDTSLVYDTTETIGRTNPMSTPRQPTDGASRDLEYDNWVFDTKWTMPLFNDRHNLTMGGQWREQQFKDTLVSAPLNLRQYQWALFAEDEWRIVDSVALTAGARYDRNEQFGGKWSPRGYLVWNATPAWTFKGGVSKGYKTPDINLMTDGIIGLGAQGTMPLLGNAQLKPETSTSSELGVLFDDGAGLSGNLTAFHTKFKDKIDSQSVPNCLAAGGPAPGCLDLGVWERNGVPVANFSQRVNIDSATIQGFELGGRIPLYAGLSFNGNYTLTASEVTSGARRGQPLGSQPRHAVNLGLNWRVNDQINTWVRGEYRAGQFNDMNWEKKQVFYSPYWLASMGGSYVVSKNVTLSASVLNLFDKNFVDYGPAKVGATAPAANASWSNSYRQVLEGRRLWMSANITF, encoded by the coding sequence ATGGGCGTGATGCAGCTGGACACCGTCGTGGTCACGGCGTCGGGGTTTGAACAAGAGATCCGGAACGCGCCCGCGTCCATTTCGGTCATCACGCGCGAACAACTGGAAGCGCGGCCCTTCCATAATCTGGCTGATGCGGTGCGCGACGTGGAGGGCGTGTCGGTGGAGCGCGGCGGCAAGGCCGGCGGCATGAACATCAGCATCCGCGGCATGCCCAGCGACTACACGCTGGTGCTGGTGGACGGCAAGCGCATGAACCAGAACAGTTCGGGGGCGCGCGCCAACGGCTTCGGCGACGTCGACACCAACTTCATTCCACCGATGGCCGCAATCGAGCGCATCGAAGTGGTGCGAGGCCCGATGTCCACGCTGTATGGCTCGGACGCAATGGGCGGCGTGATCAACATCATCACGCGCAAGGTCGCGAGCGAATGGACGGGCCAACTGACGCTGGACAGCACGCTGCAGGGCGACAACCGCTTCGGCAACACCTACGGCGCGGGCTTCTACTTGAGCGGTCCGCTGAAGACCGACAAGCTTGGCCTGAGCCTGCGCGGCGGCCACTACCGGCGCCTGAGCGCAACAGGCAGCTATCCCGCCACCCAGGCCGACTACGACAGCGGCGACTACACCGGCGACATTGCCAGCTTCAGCGGACTGGGCGACAGCACGCAGCAGAACGTGGGCATGCGCCTGTCGCTGACGCCTAACCGCAACCACGACATCCTGTTCGACGTGGACAGCAACTGGCAGACCTTCGACAACAGCAACGGGGAACTGGGCACGTTGAACGCCAACGTGGCGCCCAACCGCCAGGGCGGCGGCTACGAACCCGATATGAAGTTCAACCGGCAGCGCTACGCGTTGACGCATCTGGGCCGCTACGGTGGTTCGGTCAGTTCGGACACCAGCCTGGTCTACGACACCACCGAGACCATTGGCCGCACGAATCCGATGAGCACGCCGCGCCAGCCCACCGACGGGGCCAGCCGCGACCTGGAATACGACAACTGGGTGTTCGACACCAAGTGGACGATGCCGCTGTTCAATGACCGCCACAACCTGACCATGGGCGGCCAGTGGCGCGAGCAGCAGTTCAAGGACACGCTGGTGTCGGCGCCGCTGAATCTGCGGCAGTATCAATGGGCGCTGTTTGCGGAAGACGAATGGCGCATCGTGGACAGCGTGGCGCTGACCGCCGGCGCGCGTTACGACCGCAACGAGCAATTCGGCGGCAAGTGGAGTCCGCGCGGCTACCTGGTCTGGAATGCGACGCCCGCGTGGACCTTCAAAGGCGGCGTCAGCAAGGGCTACAAGACGCCCGACATCAACCTGATGACCGACGGCATCATCGGCCTTGGCGCGCAGGGCACCATGCCGCTGCTCGGCAATGCGCAGCTCAAGCCGGAAACCAGCACCTCGTCGGAACTGGGCGTGTTGTTTGACGATGGAGCAGGGCTGTCGGGCAACCTGACCGCCTTCCACACCAAGTTCAAGGACAAGATCGACAGCCAGAGCGTGCCCAACTGCCTGGCGGCGGGCGGTCCCGCGCCGGGTTGCCTGGACCTGGGCGTGTGGGAGCGCAACGGCGTGCCCGTGGCCAACTTCTCGCAACGCGTGAACATCGATTCGGCCACCATCCAGGGCTTTGAGCTGGGCGGCCGGATTCCGCTGTACGCGGGGCTGTCGTTCAATGGCAATTACACGTTGACCGCCAGCGAGGTCACGTCCGGCGCGAGGCGCGGTCAGCCCTTGGGCTCGCAGCCGCGCCATGCGGTGAATCTGGGGCTGAACTGGCGCGTCAATGACCAGATCAACACCTGGGTCCGCGGCGAATACCGTGCGGGTCAGTTCAACGACATGAACTGGGAGAAGAAACAGGTGTTCTACAGCCCGTACTGGCTGGCCAGCATGGGCGGCTCGTACGTGGTCAGCAAGAACGTGACGCTGTCGGCCTCGGTGCTGAATCTGTTCGACAAGAACTTCGTGGACTACGGTCCGGCCAAGGTCGGCGCGACGGCGCCTGCGGCCAATGCCAGCTGGAGCAACTCGTACCGGCAGGTGCTGGAAGGCCGCCGTCTGTGGATGTCGGCGAACATCACGTTCTGA
- a CDS encoding TatD family hydrolase has translation MLIDTHCHLDAAEFDADRIEVADHAAHADVQAIVIPAIERANFSVVRDLAASIAGGAYALGIHPLYVARADDGDLDVLRQTIKESLGDPRFVAIGEIGLDFFVPEIASGPPRERQERFYAAQLDMAVEFGLPVLLHVRKSQDILLKYLRRHPRIGGIAHAFNGSAQQAQAFIEHGFALGMGGAMTFERALQIRRHAVDVGLEHLVLETDAPDIPPAWLHEPDRRNRPGELARIAQVLAELRGITPGQVAHATTANAMRVLPRLPAAILAEAD, from the coding sequence ATGCTCATCGACACTCATTGCCACCTGGACGCCGCCGAATTCGATGCCGATCGCATCGAGGTCGCGGACCACGCCGCCCACGCGGATGTCCAGGCCATCGTGATCCCCGCGATCGAGCGGGCCAACTTTTCGGTTGTGCGTGACCTGGCCGCCAGCATTGCCGGCGGCGCCTATGCGTTGGGCATTCATCCTTTGTACGTCGCACGTGCCGACGACGGCGATCTGGACGTGCTGCGCCAGACCATCAAGGAATCCCTGGGCGACCCGCGCTTTGTCGCCATCGGCGAAATCGGGCTGGACTTCTTCGTGCCGGAGATCGCCTCGGGGCCGCCGCGCGAACGCCAGGAACGGTTCTACGCCGCGCAATTGGACATGGCCGTCGAGTTTGGCCTGCCCGTGCTGCTGCACGTGCGCAAATCCCAGGACATCTTGCTGAAGTACCTGCGCCGCCATCCGCGCATCGGCGGCATCGCGCACGCGTTCAATGGCAGCGCGCAACAGGCGCAGGCCTTCATCGAGCATGGATTTGCGCTGGGAATGGGCGGCGCGATGACGTTCGAGCGGGCGTTGCAGATTCGCCGCCACGCGGTGGACGTCGGGCTGGAGCATCTGGTGCTGGAGACCGACGCACCGGACATTCCGCCCGCCTGGCTGCACGAACCCGATCGGCGCAATCGCCCGGGCGAATTGGCGCGCATTGCTCAGGTGCTGGCGGAACTGCGCGGCATCACGCCGGGGCAGGTGGCGCACGCCACCACCGCGAACGCGATGCGGGTGTTGCCGAGGTTGCCGGCGGCGATTCTGGCTGAGGCGGACTGA